The stretch of DNA GAAATGATCAGTACACCTTTTCCCATTCACAAAACAACTCCCTTAGGCCAGCCCACAGTTCCAAAACGGCATTTCCCCTTCTTCTGGaaagcaccctgggaggctgtcCCAAATTAATTGCTACTGCAATATCTGGAAAAATGAGTGTCCTGAGTGTCGCGTGGCCTTGTCTTGTACGATACCAGCTGAAACAAAGTATCTTTTAAGAGACAGACAGCCTTTTCCTTCACCTGGAAGGGCACAGcaacaatttttcaaaatgaatctgCTCTCCGGAAGCTTCCCCCCAGACTTCCGATACAACAAAATCACCTTATTCCTTGaacttattggaaaaaaaaaaaagcaactatttTAAGGCACATTGAATTTAATACCAAGAGCTTGATACAAAAGGCCCAAATACAACGAAGGAACTTTCCCCCATTAACACCAACGACAATGTTCTTTTCCCATGTGCCTGCTGAACGGAATGGGATTTCATAATGTTTACTACTGTAAAAGTAACGAGTCTCATGGCAGCCAGTACGTTGTAACAATCTAGTTATGAAATGAATGTTTATAATGCTTCCAACAGTTTAAACCTGAAGTCTCATACCACAGCTTCATGTTTATACAGTCCTTAGTAAGATTATCTACAGTTTTTGCAACCATAAAAAAACAAACCAtttatgaaaaccacattgattCCAGGCTCCATGGAGTAGCTGAGCCCCAACTACCTGGTTAAATATATGCACTACTTGGACTGATTTCTATCATTTGATTTTCTTGTGACTCTCAAAAGTTCGCTggctcttaaaaacaaaacaaacaaaaaaaaccctttaaaagcaaaattcacCTCCTGTGAAATTTGACCCAGAAGTTCAACAACAGTCATGAAGTCCACAGTCTTATTGGCAAACCTGACACACAATGTCTCTAAGTCACTATGCTCAAGGCTAAGAGCGATGAGTATTCCGTTTTACACGTTACTGGAATTTTACATGTTCAATTCAGGATTTAAAGGCTCTAGGTTTTCATTCCTCCAGTCTGAAGACACAGTGTGCCACAGACTTTAAGacttctgcttctccctctatTTTCTTCAAACAGAAACATTTCTCAAGTGTCTACAGGTTTTAGAAGGGGAAATTTTCGGAGGTGGCCACTTCTTCGGAATAGTCCGACGGCATCAGGCCTCTGAagcaggggaaggggaagagagaaaagctGAAACACAAGGTTCACCGGGTCAGTTTTACATTAACCATTACAAGCTGGACCGTATAAGAATGTGGCTTTTTTTTGGCTCAAAAAGTCTGAGTCCTGGTGAGAAACAAGTACTTGGCTGTCCCACCACAGCTTTCTTGCAGTGGGACTGTCAGGGAAGTCTTGACTGGGGAGTATGATTTGTTTACCTATCAGGCGTAAACTTCCAGGCACTCAGTTCATTTTGGGCTTGTTCCAGTTTGTCTTTAGTCTGTTCCAGTTCACCTTTCATTTTTAGGAAAAACAAGTTGATCGCCGGGTCTACCATGGTGGATCTCAGTTGCGCAACACTCGGCTGCTGGACTTGCTTGAGGTACTGGATTTGAGTCTGTGCAAAAGCAAAAGGAATTATCACTATCAAACCAAAGAAAACACACCATCTTGCTAAGCTCCTCCCTTTCTTAAAATTCTCTTGAAATAATACAATTAAAACATTTGAGTTCTTTGGATCCATAATTGGGGCTTTCCAAAGAGATGACATTTATATCACATCATATCAGTATCAAAAACAAAGACTAGGGATTAGTGTTATGACACACCGGTTTTAAGTCGCTGACAGCCACAGCAACACCTCATATAAACACAGGTTCAAATACTGAATGCTCTAACTCTGATTCAACCCCCCTCTAATGATCCTAAGAAagcaagatggcccaactgccacgcacatgggagacctgtatatggagttccaggctgttggcatcaggtggcccagccctggctgctggggacatttggggactgaaccactaAGTGGAAGTTACTTCTTCTGGCCCTTTCAAGCTCaggctttcaaacaaatcttgaCACTACAACATCTGCAGGCCCAGTACTATGACTCAACTGGCTCATCCTCCCCtgtcaagcaccaggatcccatatgagagcctgttcatgtcccggctgctccacttcccttccagcttcctgcctgtggcctgggacagcagtggaagagggctcaaagccttgggaccttgtgctcatgtgggagaactgaaagaagctacTGACGCAATCCGATTgctgcggacatttggggagtgaaccagtggatggaagatcttcctctttctctctttataaatctgcctttccaatagaaatgactAATTCTTTAAAAACGCAGAATATCTGCATCTCATAGCAGAATTCCCTTGGTTTGAGTTTTGGCTTTCGGCGCTACTCCCCattacaaccttttttttttaaagatctatttattcttgttggaaaggcagatttacagagagaacagaaagactgtccatctgctagttcattccgcaagtggccacaatggatggaactgaactgatctgaggccagggagaggcaacagcttcttctgggtcaaactctactgctttcccatgccacgagcagggagctagatggggaatgaagcagctgagacacaaattggtgcccacacgggattccagtgtatgcaaggcaaggatttagctactaagacATCAGGTCCGCCcctacagcctttttttttttttaaaagatgtatttatttattttatttttattacaaagtcagatatactgagaggaggagagacagagaggaagtggagctgccgggattagaaccagcggccatatgggatcaaggcgaggaccttagccactaggccatgctgccgagcccatacAGCCATTTTTGAATGTGTActttggcaggcagcaggtgacagatggAGTACTTTGGTTACTGTTGCACACCTGACAGGACTGAGGCCAGCTACCAGCTTCAGGCTGGCGCAGCCTCCTCAGGGAGGATCAATCAGAGATCTCAATCTCTCTACACCTATCagatttgctgctgctgttgttgttacaCTTACTAAAACTGCaaaaaaggaattcaaaataTCAGTAGAATCTTTCAGTTTACTGGTTCCAAGGTTTACATAAAAATCTCCAACATGAGCAGGCATTATAGCTTTAGTAAAGCCAAATTCTACAGCACCTTACGCAAAATAAAGTATGTATTCATTAACTTTCCCCCTGAGTACTTCTGACTCACAGAAATCTGGGGTCAGAAGGTAACTGACTGAGTCCACAGAGGTTACTTTGCACAGACCAGGAGCTGGGACAAGAGTTCCAGATCTCAGGACTCCAGACTCCAAATCTAGAGCTTCTAGAAACCTCCACAAGAAATACAATATTCTCTTCAGTTGCACTACTACTGGAcagaagactttctctctgtatatctgcctttccaataaaaataaatcttaaaaaaataaaatactccaAACAAAAAGCTTTGAAACCATTCAATACAAGGTCAGCtacacaaaaaaattttaaagatttgtttgtttttattgggaagtcagatatacagagatctcccatctgctggttcactacccaagtggccacagtgcccagagctaaggtgaggacttcagccatgaggctactgtactgggcctaacctaaataaataaataaataaataaataaataaataaataaatatttttgaatattcatttatttttactggaaagtcagatatacacagagaaagagagaccaatatcttccatctgctggttcactcctcaagtggttacaacagccagagctgagctgatctgaagccaacagccaggagccaggagcctcttctggatctccaacatgggctCAGGAtcccaagtgtttaggccatcctccactgccctctcaggccacaagcagggaactggctgggaagtggaacagccgggatacaactcagtgcccatatgggatcctggtgcatgcaaggtgagaattttagccacttggttactgtgccaggccctcagctAGACAACTGAAACAAGGAGGGTGACGACATTCTTCCAGTAGGCAGCACATACTGATGTCATTAGTTATAACAACTTCTAAAATACTGACTTGGACTTGGCCACTCATTGGGTTTGGAAGGTCCAAATAGTTCACATATTTTAGTAACAGAGGTAAACCTGACTAAGATGAATCCCACATCCTAGAGATAAGAACTTTAAGTAACCTATTTGGAAAGTCAGTTGTTTAGTACTATTCTGAGTTAACTGACAAAAGGCTAAATGAGAAACACCATCAGAAGTGGggtaaaataaatctatttcacTTATAAGCAAACTACTTACATCTTACAAAATGCAAAAAGTTACTTCTACTTTATATACAAAGCCTTCATTTAGACAAAGAAATAGACTTGCGTAATTTAAAATATCCAAGAAGGGCCAGTGTAGTTGCACAGTGGGTGGTGAGcagcctggtttgaatcctggctgttctccaTCCTATCCAAGTCCCAtgtaacatgcctggaaaagcagctaaacaggggtcaagtacttgggctcgtGGCTATGCTTGcacgctctctgtctctctttctccccaccaACAAAAGATCGACTTAGAGGGACAGTATTGTGTAATGCCACTGCAagtgataccagcatcccgtaCGGGTACCAGGTCCACAACTTTTGTTttttggtaaaacaaaacaacaacaaagattcatttattttttattgaaaagaaagcttcacagagcgaaggagaaacagaaagactgtccattcacctgctggttcactcccaagaggcCACAAGACCTGCAGATGAGTCAGGTCAGGAGCCTGGGCTCCCCATGCCAAGTAGAGTTCCAAGGccctatgggatctcagtgcttgcaggAAGAGCATAAGCCAGGTgaggcactgtgctgggcccccaactttccacttctgatccagtgccctgctaatgaaTGGTCTAGGAGAAGCAATGCAAGATGGCCAGAGTGCCTGGCCTTTGCTACTCGTCTGGGAAATGAAAAAGCAGCTCCAGCCCGACCTTCGGCACAGCCCAGCTGACCCCAGTGTATCCTGTGAGGACTGAACCAACACATGAAAGATcgctctctttcaaatcaatctatcattaaaaagaaaagttaaaaactaaaattaaaatctaGGCTTAGGGACTGGCAGGATCCCATagtggtgccagtgtgtgcccccgtagctctacttccaaacaagcTCTGTACTGATGCTGCTTCCTGGCAAGCGGAGCCAGCCTAAGCCGCGGAAGAGCTCAACAAAGATTCTGGTTccatgctttggcctgacccagccctggtcactgagaAGTAAATCAACAGGTGGGCAGTATGTCTCtcagtctgtaactctgcttttcaaataaagaataaatcttaaaagcaaatcaaaacaaaaaacaggtttaaaaaataaagggtGGTGGTAGGAAACTCACCAAAGGCTTTGACCAGACATTATATATGATCATGATCAAAATTGTCAGGATAGCTAAAAAAACCCTGAGTCACAGTCCAGGATGTCTAGATTATGTGGCTAAGAAGTAGCctgtgtacacatacatataatctGAGCTACAATGCCAGTATTAGGAAATCAGTAAGACAAAAAGAATTCAAGATCCTTCATTGTGAGACACTACATCATCCATCCACACCGCTTCTCTCTGGCATTTGCACTGTGAAGGTAAGACTAAATCTCCGTATAAAAGGTAGACTCGTTAAACgagcagggagaaaaaagaaccaGTAACAGGAAGGACTGAAACTACACTGGGAAAGACAGGAGAGGGATGCATGGTGAGCCTTTGTTCTTGAGCAACATGGGATGCTGTCAGGCTAAAAACGTGAAGGTAGAGGCCAGTGCTGGGGAGACCAAAGATCTAGGAAAAGCACTGTGTCCACATGGTGTCTATGGTGACCAGAAATTACGCATCACACTGTAGGGGAGAGTAATGGACATGCGGCAAATGAATAGACAGTACATAACAAGTTAAATTAgcattcagattttaaaattggGGCCcgctttggagatctccccaatcgaaatgctggactcagaaccctagccaagaaaagacagaggacagaacaagtcaatcaaccacctcagctgtatgttggcagcgaaatatggggcaaatgaagaccctatgatggactgtgtcaatcagtggacaacctcatcgagtgaaactggcagtgattcataactggagaactattaaaaccacttgagcaaggatctcagagcatgccccacatccggaacttggggtgggtgggaaactgggtggggcttctccctcaatatccccctttacctcagatacatgatggaaacaatatggacataatactattacccacttccttataccccctgaacctttttttttttttaccgtaattaactatgtaaagattgtcaacaaaaatacaataaaaaaataataataataaaaaaaaaaattggggccaggcggcatggcctagtggctaaagtccttgtcttgaacacaccgagatcccatatgggcgccagttctaatcccggctgctccacttcccatccagctccctgcttgtggcctgggaaagcagttgaggacagtcccaatgctttgggaccctgcacccgcgtgggagacctggaggaagttcctggctcctggctttggaccagcgcagcaccggtctttgcggctcactttgggagtgaatcatcggacggaagatcttcctctctctctctcttcctctctgtatatctgactttataatgaaaataaataaatctttaaaaaataaaaaacagattttaaaattaaaagcaagatttcagggatgaaccagtggaagaagattctgtctctgcctgtctgcctttAAAACCAAAAAAAGGGCCCTGCagagcagcctagtggctaaagtcctcaccttgaatgcgccggaatcccatatgggcgttggttctaatcctggcagctccacttcccatccagctccccgcctgtggcttgggaaagcagtcgaggacagcccaaagccttgggaccctgcactggcatgggagacccagaagaagctcctggctttggactggcacaattgcggccacttggggagtgaaccagaggatggaagagctttctctctttatctctgtaaatctgcctttccaataaaaaataaatcttaaaacaaacaaaagaactgGTTAGACTGTGAAAGTAGATAGAGTAGAAATGAATGTTTGAATAATCCAGAAGGTCCTCACAGAAGCTGAAGTTACCATATGATTCTACACAGAGGGCGGAGAGCAGAAGCTAAATGAAGCAGATGGCTTGCCTGGCCAAGAGACAGGGGAAAGCACTGTGTCATCAGTTCTACCCTCAGACTCATCTGAGAAGCACCCAGCACTGCCTGATGCTCAGGCAGCGCGGACACTTGCAGGGGAACTACTCACAGTACACTCCTGCATCTCCTGCTCCTTGGTCGCGAGTCGCATGACAAGGATGTTCTCTCTCCGTGcggactcctgctgctgctgctttagcTTTTCTTCAGACTCCCTTAAGCCAGTTACATCATTTGCTGtgattgaaatttaaaaaattccaaaCCATTACAAACATAAACAtcaaagtgaaccaacagaaagtTTAAATTATCTCTGGTAATAATAAggacaaaaaaaatctcaagtttTGGTTACCATTCTAGATAACAAAGATATTTGTCCCTGACCATGACAGCAATGGTGTTACAGTGTGCCACAACCACCAAACAGTAAACTAAACCTTATTTTCATGCTGCAATATGTCCCCAACAGATAAGAAACCCCAGTATTTCCTAGATATAAAACTCAATGTAAAAATGCCACTAACTGTGTAAGAGGGCAGTATTTTAAGCTTTTATGTTTTGAAAACTGATGTCCATGTAACCGACTTTCTAGGCGAGGGAagctatttcattttcttacacCCAACACTGTCCCTGAACGAGCAGCTTTCCTACGAATAAACTGCTTGAGTAAAGCTACGTTTGCTTTCGTAGAGCAATTATCACGTGTGTGTAATAACCTACAAAGAGACATTTCACAATCCTTGGGAAGATAAAACTCCAACTTACAGTTCAGGTCTGTGTACTTCCCCTCCAAGGCTTGCACATAAGCTTCATACTGTTTCCATCTAGCGCAAAAGTAAGAGCATGTATTAGCTGTTACATCAAAACTACTTTAAAGTTCTACAAAATCACTTATGACAATACTACCAATTCTGCTGGGTGGTTTTAACTGTCAGTCTAGTTCTCTCTCAATTTGCAGGTGACAGGAGATTCAGACAAAGTATTTGCTTCTCTGCACGAGATCCCCGATTCGTGCTGGTCTCACTGGCACTCAAGACAACACCAAGATTACAGACCTACCAAATTATCACAACTTCAAGATACACTTCAAAGGCAGAAAAGAAATGTGCCAAATTCTACATGATGAAGATCCTCATCCTTTTCTTGTTGTTGCTGAAATTACCATGTGACCCTATTAAAAAACTGACATAATAAGTATGCAGTGTGATAATCTGACCGGCAGGATTAGCCTGCATGAATGTCACTTGCTATCACTGAGGGAGGGGACTTTCATCCTTGTATCCCCCTACT from Ochotona princeps isolate mOchPri1 chromosome 1, mOchPri1.hap1, whole genome shotgun sequence encodes:
- the WTAP gene encoding pre-mRNA-splicing regulator WTAP isoform X2, coding for MTNEEPLPKKVRLSETDFKVMARDELILRWKQYEAYVQALEGKYTDLNSNDVTGLRESEEKLKQQQQESARRENILVMRLATKEQEMQECTTQIQYLKQVQQPSVAQLRSTMVDPAINLFFLKMKGELEQTKDKLEQAQNELSAWKFTPDRGLMPSDYSEEVATSENFPF